The window gtaccgaagtttgttcggagtcccggatgtgatcaaggacatgacgaggagtctcgaaatggtcgagacataaagattgatatattggaagcctatatttggatatcggaagtgttccggctgaaatcaggattttaccggagtaccgggaggttaccggaaccccccgggaggtatatgggccttagtgggctttagtggaagagaggagaggtggccagggctgggccatgcgctcctcccccctagtccaaataggacaaggagaggggggcggcgcccccccttccttctctctctcctctttccccctcccgaatcctattccaactaggaaagggggggaatcctactcccggtgggagcaggactcctcctggcgcgccctcctcctggccggccgcaccttcccctgctcctttatatacgggggcagggggcacccctagacacacaagttgatccacatgatcatattcttagccgtgtgcggtgcccccttccaccataatcctcgataatattgtagcggtgcttaggcgaagccctgcgacggtagtacatcaagattgtcaccacgccatcgtgctgacggaactcttccccgacactttgctggatcggagtctggggatcgtcatcgagttgaatgtgtgctagaactcggaggtgccgtagtttcggtgcttgatctgttgggccgtgaagacgtacgactacatcaaccgcgttgtgctaacgcttctgctgagggtctacaagggtacgtagatcacactcttccctcgttgctatgcatcaccatgatcttgcgtgtgcgtaggattttttttgaaattactacgttccccaacacagaccATTTGCGCTCGGCTATATTCGGTATCGCATGTGGCATTCTGGGCTCATACGTGATGTACGACTTTCCTCTATTGGGATCAGATGAAAGATCTGTTTTAATACCAATGAGAGAGTCCATGTAGCTCACCAAAAACCTTTTAGAAGCTTCCATAGGCGGAGGAGGTTTATGATGCACGATCTCATTCCGAATATGCCAGGCTCTCCAAAACGTCATGAGGACCATGGATCTTTCCACTTCCTGTAGTGGTTCTAGCATATGCAAAAGCCATTCATCACCATTATTTAGTACTGTTGCTAGGCACGACAGCGGCCAAACTTTAGACATCGTGTCCCAGAGGCCTCTTGACAGTGTACAACGACACAACGCATGATGGCAGTCTTCCGGTTCTGAAGCACAAACATGGCACAAGGCATGCACTTCCAGTCCTCTCCTATTTTTGTTTCTCCATGTTGGCAGCGAGTTAGTAGCTACCCACCATGCAAAGTTCTTGACCGTGGGGGGAACATCAGAGGACCAAATTAGTTTCCAGCAGCTGCGACGCCCATCCGGATGAGCACTAGATCCCGTAGCGAAGCTCCTGTGAGCCTCTTCAAAACCAAACtcatatgcacttctgaccgaaaaAACTCCGTATTTACCGGGATCCCAAGCAAGTGTGTCATCCTCCTGACGGGGGGAAGCCCGAATCTTCAAAATTTCGACCACATCAGCTGGAAGGAATAATTCCTATAGCACAGCAGCATTCCATGACCTATTATTATTAGCAAATCTGAGACAAATCGTATCCTACATCTCCCCTGCAGAGTAATGGGTTTGTAGGAGAAGGGTCTCGGGATCCAGTTATCACGCCACACGCGGATACTTCTGCCATTCCCCACTCTCCAAATTAAGCCCTTCTTCAAGAGGTCAAGGCCATAGCTAATAGCTTGCCACGAAGATGAAGCATTGCCAGAGAAAACAATATCTGAATATTGCCATTCGGGTAATATCTTGCTTTTAACACTTGCGCACAGAGACTGTCAGGTTTATAAATTAGTCTTCATGATTGCCTCGCTAGTAAGGCTTGGTTGAATATTCTAAAATCTCTGAACCCCGCACCTCCTTTACTTTTTGGTTGCACCAAGTCATCCCAAGCGCGCCAATGCACCTTCCTTTTACCTTTTTCAGCACCCTAATAAAACACTCTTACCATTCTTGTAAGTTCATCACATACAGAGAAAGGAAGTTTGAACACACCCATAAGATAGGTTGGTAAGGCCTGAGCAACAGATTTAATAAGAGTTTCCCTCCcaggttgggcaagatgcccatctCCCCACTGGATCAACCTCTTCGTTAGACTCATCTGTAGGTTCTGAAATTTCTCCTTTGACATGCGACCATCAGGGGTAGGAAGACCAAGATACTTCTCCTCAAAGACCAAAGTAGTAAAATTTAGTGCCCCCCTAACTTCCTCCTGGATATTAACTGGACAAGCCAAACCAAAGAGGATAGAGCACTTATCAAAATTTAGAGATTGTCCAGTTGCACTTCCATATTGATCCAGGGCCAATCTGACTTTTTCAGCCTGTGCTCGGTTTGCCTCAAAAAACAACATAGTATCATCCGCAAACAAAAGGTGTGATATGCCCGGGGCTCGTCTGCATACCTTAATCGAAGATAACTCACCCGAAGATACATAATGCTTCATAATAGCCGAGAGTCCGTCCGCCACAAAAAGGAATAAGAATGGTTATAGAGGATCGCCCTGCCGAAGACCACGCGTCAGTGCAAATGAATCCAAGAGGGTCCCATTGAGTTTGACAGAATACCTCACTGATGTGACACAAGACATTATCCAGTCTACCCATCGTTGAGCGAAACCCAGCTTTTGCATCACCTGTTTTAGGAACTTCCAATCCACCCTATCATATGCCTTCGAAAGGTCAAGCTTATAAGCACAGAAACTCTTTGCTGGATCCTTCTCTTGCTTAATATGATGAATACACTCGAAGGACACTAGCGCATTATCTGTGATCATATGCCCTGGAATAAAGGCACTCTGCTCTAGAGAGACTATATCATCAAGTAATGGTCTCAAGCGGTTCACCAAGCATTTGGAAATGATCTTATAAATGACATTGCATAGACTTATAGGCCAGTATTGGGATAAATTAGATGGATTAGGAATTTTGGGAATAAGAACAATGGAAGTAGAGTTTACCCCTTCCGGCATTACGCCGGTAGCAAAAAATTCCTTGACTGCTGTGATTACACTAGTTTTTAGCAATCCCAGTTCTGTTGTAAAAACCTTGCCGGTAGACCATCAGGGCCAGGGGCCTTCAATGGCCCAATCTGAAAAGGTGCATCAGATATTTCCTTGTCACCAAAGGGGGCAGACAACCTCTCATTATCCTGGGTTGAAACTTTAACCTCCAGCAAATCAAGCACCCAAGACGCATTCAAGCTCGGATCAGCAGTAAAAATCCCTTTGAAATAATCATTTGTCAGGGCGGCCATATCCTCAAAATTTGAATGAATCACACCAATAGTGTCGGTGAGTTCTCGAATTCTATTTTTGCGAGCTCGCCAAACTGCTTTACTCTAAAAGTACTTGGTGTTACGGTCGCCTTCTTTCAGCCACATAATTGTAGAACGTTGCAGCCACATCATTTCCTCCTGATAAATTAGTTCGTTCATCTTATCAGTAATATTTCTTATATCTTGCCTATCGGCATTCATACTCATCAGTTCTTCTAATTGAGTCCGTGACTTGGCCAACTCCCGGGATATATTCCCAAACTTGTTATTACCCCATACACTTAGCGTAGCTAGGGTCTTGCTCAGGCCTGTTTGAAGTTTTTCCAGGTTGTCTACACTGCCCACGGACTCCCAAGCTTCCTTAATCACCTCCGGTAGCGAGATGTCCCTTTCCCAGAAAATTTCATAACGCCTGGCCTTGGGACCCTGCTGACCCGAGTCCGGGGTCCCTTTAAGTACCAGTGCCACATGGTCAGAGCAGGGCGAAACTACATGCTGTACAGAGTAGAACGGGAAAAGATTGCACTAGTCATTTGTAGCTGTAGCTCTATCCAGCCGCACTTTCACATTGGCTGCTCCCGCTCGCAGATTGTCATAAGTAAATGATATGCCAGAAAAACCAAGATCAATCAGGCCACAAATCTCTAGAGTATCTCTGAATGCAATCATTTGTGGTTCAGGTCTTGGTGTAGCAGACATGTGTTCAAAATCCCAAAGAGCTTCATTGAAGTCACCAATCACTAACCATGGACATTCACTTGTATTTGATAGAGCTTGCAATTTGGACCACATTAGATGCCGGTTCTCGACGCGAGGTTCACCGTACACAAAGGTAACCCTCCACTGTGTTGCATCAACGTTCTCCCTGACCAGAGCATCAATGTAACGGTCATTTTTGTCCATGATCTCCACCAAATAGGACTCATGCCAGAAGAGAGCTAGTCCCCCACTCATCCCAGAACTATCAACACCATCAAAACCTTTTAAGCCAATACGAGATTGTATCCTTCTCATTTTTGAAGCTTTTTGTCTAGTCTCACAGAGAAAGACTAGCATGGGGGAATGCGACTGAGAGATCGTCGCAATTTCACGAACTGTCCGGGAGTTCCCCgccccccggcagttccaactgATGAGATTCATTGCTCCCGGCGGTGCCCCTCGAAAGAGCCCGCTGATGTAGACACATTCTTTGATTTGTTCAGACCAATAAGAACAGCATTAGCACCTATTCTAACTCTTTTTGGGTCTTGCTTGTCAAATGGGCTTGGCGGTATGACACCTCCACCCGAGCTAGCTGGAGCAATAATAGATACCGCCGGTGGAGCTTGGTTATCGTTAGCATCCCTTTTCCTACTAGGATCGCCTTCAACAGTAGTGCCCATCTCGCCTTGCTTGTTATCCACCTCCATGGCTGATTGAACCACATTACCAAAGCCTCCTCCTGAGGCAGCAGGGGAAATACCATCCTGAATCATGGAGCCTCTTCCACCACCACGTCCACTCCAGGAAGCTCGCAAATCCTTAAACACCAGTTTAGAGGCAGCATGGACACCGTCGCCGTGCGACGTATGAAGATGACctatcatgccacatactgcacacCAGTCCGGTAGCCTCTCATATTTGACCCTGAAGATCTGCCTTTTTCCCTTCCTCACAATCGGCTAGCTGAGTTCTAGACGCTCCCTTGTTCTAATTTCATGAGCCACTGAAATTTCTCTTGATTGCAACCGTGACACACCAATCAAAATCGAGAACTCGGCACGTTCGGTTGCTTAAACCGACGGAGCATGTCACTGTCTAATTGATCAGACCTGACAGGGCGGGCCCGCGATGCCAAGCACGGCACGGGAAGAACAGCGGCTGCACCAGACCCGAGGCCAGCACGTGGGCGACGCACGCCGCGACGCACCGAGGCGGACGGAGGCCACAACGGCGGTCCGTCCCGGACCAAGAGAGAGACACACGGAACGCGACACGTACTGTACTACGTCAGCCGACCAAAGCTCGCCCGTGCTGCGGCCCTGAGACTCCGCGAGCGTGCAAGAGACGGTGGAGCACCCGAGGCAACCGGCGGCGTTTCCTCGCCCGGCCGCTCTCCGCCCCTCGGCGTCGCCGGTGCAAATGCCTGCGCCGCGACCGCAGCAGCGGGTTCTGCTCGTCGCGGCTGCCTGGAGCCTCGGCCTGCTCTGCCTCGCCGCCGCGGAAGGTGGAGGCGGCTCCTGCGAGCTCTCGGTCGAGCGCGGTGGCGCGCTCTATAACTTCAGCCTCGCGGCGCCGACGCCGGCCCACCGCCACGGCGTCCTCAGCGAGGATGGGTAACTTACTAACCAACCAACTGCGCGCTGCCCGTTGGCACCGCTTAATCGATAAATTGGCCACTCCTTCGCTTCGATCGGCATATGGATATGCTAGTTTGGGAGCGAGTCTGCGAGTCGCGTCATGAGATCAAACCAACCTGAACGAATTGATAGGAGATGCGTGCGATACGCTCAGGGTCCTCGTGCTTAGTGGACACGCGCTTCTCATGTTTGACGAAATGCTCGCGTGATGTTTTTTTTTTACTTGTTATCGCTGACTCAATTGTGAAGTGATGATTTCGTCTCTTGAAAAGTGGAGtactgtagtactccctccgtccggaaatacttgtcatcaaaatgaacaaaaggggatgtatgtagatgtattttagttctaaatacattcttttatattcattttgatgacaagtattttcggacggagggagtattactacaGTGCTAGTTGCCACTTTCCCTGCCATCGGCGGGGATCGGGGTTCAGTTATTTTGTTGTTCTGGGGACCTCTTGGTTTTCACATGATGGACCGATTAGTACGTACtcctatatactccctctgttccgaattacttgtcttgaatttgtctagatacggatgtatctaaacttattttagtgctagatacctccgtatctagacaaatctaagacaagtaattcggaacggaggaagtagtaagTACTCCATGTAACCTGCCTTGGTAGGGGAGCAAGATGTCTCAGGCTCTCAGCAAGTTGTTGCATTGGTGCTCTTCTTGGCTTACTTCTTGAATGTTGAAACCATGATTGAATATTCTTTACGCGATTGGCAAAGGACTTGGTATTTCGGAGCATGCAGCTTACAGTCGCCTGTATGTTTACCGTCACGTTTTCTGATCGCTATCTAAGTTCCACTCTGTCTCATAACGATGAGCATCTTGTGTTTCAGGTTTTACAAAGTGGCCATGAACGATTCAGTCATCTGGTTCCAGGTTTGTTTCGCTAGGACACTCCTTTTGTGTGATTGTTTTTGCATATGTAGTTGCTACATTTAAGATATCTACACTACAACCACAACTAGGTGTGGATAAAAACTGCAATGTGGATTGTTTGAAATCTCTGCGTATAATATAGCCTAGAGGTTTTCATGTACTGCCTCACCATTTTGTTATTGTTTGCAGCTCTGCGATCAGATGATATTCAACTTTGACCCACCTGTCTGTCTTCACTGTGAGGTACTCTACTGATTTATCATCCCATAATTTAATTGGAAACCTTCCTTTTATCGGTTAGCTTGTCTGTTTATGCTGGCTAGTGCATCTGTTTATTGTTCTTTCATCTGGTCTTATGTTGTGTTTACCTCAGCGGGTCGGCCTTTCTTGAGTATCTCACTTATATTTTACAAATACAAGAAATACTTCCTTAGAGTATAGCCTCCGTTTCCATTCTCATGGCAAATCACATGTACTAGTGCAGAAATGATCAGGTCATCCTGAAATTTGTAATCATCCTATCATAATGTTACTTTTTTGTTTTTCAAACTGGGTTTTCTTATTTTGTACtacaaaaaaagaaacagaaacaagGTGTTAGATCAGTAGCAGTGGTAGGAGTAGCGATAATGGTTTCAATCGCAAGTACGTCACCAAAGAAAACCTACTGTGACAGTCTTGAGAACTAGTAACATCAGTGTGCTGATCTGTATACATAACAGAGACAACCAAAAACCATTATATTTGTATCAAGCAGAAGCCTAACTGCATCATAGTATATTTTGCTAATGTTGGATTTGTCTATACCTGCATCTCGATGacagatttcttttgcttcgtttttCCGCCTTAACTATTTCTTTACCAAATTAGGACTGTGGTGGTCCATTGAGGTGTGGCACCCAATGCAGCGCACTTGCTTCAAATAACATTGGAGGTAGGTTTGTTCTCCTGATTGGATATATTTTCGCCAGCCTTTTCTTCTTGTACCTTACAAAGTGCATCAAGAATGGCACTGGTGGAGTGGTCGGTCAATTAAGTACTTTCCAGTATGCGTTTTCTGGTGATAATAAGCTTCCTTTAAAACTCCTTCAGTTGCAATCATTATTAAGTAGTTCCCACTTCCCACTGCATTTTCTAATGATGTTAATTATTTTTGTTTAAAATTAAATTGCAGCATTTTCTTTCTGGCTACTGGTATTAGTGACTTAGTGCTTGGAGTCTACATTTTTCTTTCTGCAGGGTATGATGTTTGTACAACCATTGGAAGGGCATCTGGATCCCATATATCTCTAATAGGTAAGAATCATGTATACATCGTACCCAAATATCCTTGCTATGTGAAGCTTACCTAGTTGTTTGTTTTTGCTGAGGGAAAAGCAGATGAAGGTAATCCACAAAAGGGTGTCATTGTCAAGATGTTTTCATCAAAGTGTTCTATTTCTGTTTTCATCTTTTGTGATTCAGCTGTAGCCCAAGTGAGTACATTTTTTAAGTTAAACTTTCTTTTGTTCTTTCCTCCGTCACTGTTGCATTCTTATTTTGTGCTGCTTTCTCCCCCCTTCTCTTTTGCAGCTACCGGATACATTCACCCAATCTGGAAGTTGTGATTACGTGAGTGCGCTATTTTTCCGTCGCAATACTTATGATATAGcatatttcctttcttttttctttttgttggGAATACAGCAGATTTCTTGCAAGGCATTAATAAAATTTTACCTCACAGGTTACGGTACTTAGACACCCTTCTGGGTGTGCAAGATCAGTGTCTGATGCTGGAAATGGCTGGGGATGGTTAGGCACTTCGTTCATAACGTATGTTATGTTGAGTTGCATTTAGTTACTAAACTTCACATAGTTGCCAGACCATTGATCAACAATCCTCATGATCGCCCACTGCCAGCAAAGTTTCTCACTGCATATTGAGGTCTGGCTTGACTAATATTTAACTGCTTTgcagaattttgtgccttcttggagGATACATTCTGATTGGTGCAATCTATAGATATTATTTCCTCGGCATTCGTTCTGTAGAGGTAAAGCTAGTCTTGCACAGAGTCGTTGGTCTTAGTTTTATGCAATAAATACCACATCCATGTCATGCTAAACTCTGCTCAGTTGTTGTCATGTAGTTTAAACTCTGAACCTTTTGAGGGTACTTTCGGTCTCTCAGCTTCGTTGACAGGTTCAGCAAATTTTCTGTCCAAATTTGTGAAGCTCTGCTTGTCTTGGAGAAAGAAAATTGAGTCGGAACCACTCCCAGAGTCGAGATACCAAAATATATCTAAAATTGTACCTGAGCCAAATGTCGAGACTTGAGagaccaaaataatttcaaatggGTAATGCAAACTCAGGTTGGGAGACCAAAAGTTTAGGTCGTTTCTTTTAGGGAGTAGCTTAATTTC is drawn from Triticum dicoccoides isolate Atlit2015 ecotype Zavitan chromosome 4A, WEW_v2.0, whole genome shotgun sequence and contains these coding sequences:
- the LOC119285430 gene encoding uncharacterized protein LOC119285430 isoform X1, whose product is MPAPRPQQRVLLVAAAWSLGLLCLAAAEGGGGSCELSVERGGALYNFSLAAPTPAHRHGVLSEDGFYKVAMNDSVIWFQLCDQMIFNFDPPVCLHCEDCGGPLRCGTQCSALASNNIGGYDVCTTIGRASGSHISLIADEGNPQKGVIVKMFSSKCSISVFIFCDSAVAQLPDTFTQSGSCDYVTVLRHPSGCARSVSDAGNGWGWLGTSFITILCLLGGYILIGAIYRYYFLGIRSVEAIPNLEFWISLPWRIKSMFVRPRRNSRSQSRDTRGPYTTVNH
- the LOC119285430 gene encoding uncharacterized protein LOC119285430 isoform X2, with amino-acid sequence MPAPRPQQRVLLVAAAWSLGLLCLAAAEGGGGSCELSVERGGALYNFSLAAPTPAHRHGVLSEDGFYKVAMNDSVIWFQLCDQMIFNFDPPVCLHCEDCGGPLRCGTQCSALASNNIGGYDVCTTIGRASGSHISLIDEGNPQKGVIVKMFSSKCSISVFIFCDSAVAQLPDTFTQSGSCDYVTVLRHPSGCARSVSDAGNGWGWLGTSFITILCLLGGYILIGAIYRYYFLGIRSVEAIPNLEFWISLPWRIKSMFVRPRRNSRSQSRDTRGPYTTVNH